A region of the Lagopus muta isolate bLagMut1 chromosome 2, bLagMut1 primary, whole genome shotgun sequence genome:
GCAAGATGCAAAAAGGCAAAGGAGCACCACTGAGATGGTGCATTTGCAGTTAGGgcagtaaaaacagaaatggaaagaacTGTAAACTGAAACATATTCACAGTTTTCAGAGGTGCATCTTTTTGCTCTTCAGAAGAACCAGCTCCTGTTTAAGAGCCTTCCCCGTAGTTCTGAAGATGCATTGGGTGAATGCAAGACGTTTCTCTTTcaaatgtcattaaaaatatgGGTACAgtcagaaaagggaaagaaggtgTACTGTGCATAGTATGTTTAATGCATGCTGGCTTCCAGCGTTTGAAAGTATTCAGACATTTGAGGCAGCCTGGGCAGAAAGTGCAATAGGCAGTGAGAACAAGCAGTGCCTGCTCACTGTTGTTTGTGCAAAGGTTACCCCTAGGTCCCCATATAGAGCTCTGGGGAGGATGGGACCATTAGCTTTGAAAAACTGTAATTAGAACACTATAAAATTATCAGAACATCAAGCAAGCAGGCAGCACATTTAATTATCAcagggtgtttttgtttgtctatttTCTATTACATATTAATGCTGCCAGCTTTTCAAATCACAGACAGCCTTCAGAAAACCCCATGAGTTTCACTCAATATCTGCTGGTTAGCAACCAGCAGGTAAGAGCCAGCAACCTTTAAAAGAAGCGTACATGATATACGAGCCTTGTTGTTTGCACATCCATGccttagcaaaacaaaaagcatgggAAGAAGCCCTGCCTGTATTCAAGAGAAGACACGCGTGAAGTGCCTTACATATTATTCACTCATTTCAGAAAGGATCTTGAACAAATCTGTGTGCAAGTGGCTgttgaaaataataaatcaacTTTTGCAGAAAAGAGGAGAATGGACAAAGTTATgaataaaatgcaaacattGTTTCCACTGTAAATTTTTGTCAGAACTGAGGTCATTGTCAATGTGAATCAAGAAGTTGTTTGTTATTGggtaaaattcattttcatgttttaggagaaaaacaatattcTCACATGactaaaaacaatattttcagagaaaattacATCTGCCAGTATTTTTGCAAATGCCACATGTGTATatggagaggagggagaaaaacaacagatgcctttaacattttaaaaaggaaaactgttattttttttttaaatcccaatTTCCTGTTGAGTATATATAATGATAACAGCATTCTGACCCTCTGTTATGTCTGAAAAAGATGTGGGCTGTTTCCAAAGGATTGCCTGTGGGCCCTCTTGTGAGCTGGCAAGGAACTGCAAAAAGCTGTATGAGGAGATAAGAATATTTCCTCCTATGAGTTTGCACTTATCAACCACTGCAACTCTATATAAtgggtttgcttgtttttgtttttttttcctacaaccACACTTATCTTAATACTGTGTAAGATACCATGTAACAGGATCCTAATGGTTTGCCATTAAGTCCTTCATACTTCTATGAAAGCTCTGTAGCTGCTCAGTAACATTCAACCAGTGAATGAGTAAGAACAAAATCTGCATCCTAAAAACATTTGACacgttcatagaatcataaaatcatagaatcactcatATATCAAGTTATACATCAACCTGTATAGTGTACCATATTGTAGTTAGCAGCAATCAATACATATATACAGCTAAATAAATGTACACATGTATACACAatcttcttttgaaaatgcacATCACATCTCAGTGCACAGAGTTACCAGTCCAGAATCATGTCTGCTTTACTCCACACATACTTTCCTCCTCGTTTTAGGAACATCTTTTCATCAAATCCACTGAATTTTATTGCTGCTTCTACACCAATGTCCAGGATAGACTTGGAAGGCTCTTTCCGTCCATTTCTACAGTTTAGAAAACGCATCTGGAAAACCATTATGAAATAAGTTAGAAAGTTAGTTTGCAAAAGCTTAATTTTTCTACAGGATTAAGCAGAATGAACTTGCATTGCAATCCCACAGCAGCCTGTGTAAGAATATGAGGAGTATCACTGCAGTCCTCAGATGGCTCAGTTAGACACAATGACATACATTAGCAGGAACAAAGCCTTACTACAAATCCTGAacatttaatgcttttcttcaaCTATGTGTAAAACAAGCATATTCTTTGAAACTTAGTTTTCAGGACAAGCtctatatatttaaattacagGAAAGCAGCAATGACATATATATGCTTTAAGATTTGCAACATTAATGCATGCAAGCCAATGGCAGTTCCTCCTTATGTCACACTTATATTCATTTCTCAATGTGTCTGAGAGGAAGAAATCACATTTGTACTAtacaataaaaaattattttatggaATGCATAGAAAAAATTAAGTTGGCTATTACTGTTGTACATGTGAGCATATATTGACAGGCAAATATTAAGAATAAAACATAGACTTACGTATTCATCCAAAATGAGGTATGAATCCCTCATCTAtaatagattaaaaataaaatattagtaCACAAACGAAAATTCTACTCTCATGAAAGTCAAGGACAAGACaaacaaattattcttttaaagCCTGATCCAAGTCCTTGAACCAGAGTAGTGTCCTCCCATGGATTTCAGTGAATCTGGATCAAATTTACAGGAATAAGTCACAGGATTACTATTATGACTTATCACATGAACAAACCAGAAATCATTTGAATATGACATCTTAAAATGTCAAATTCAAATGTGGGTTTTCAGTTGTATTCGGGTGCTCTAAATAATGTTCAAGTTTGCTGATAACTTCAACATCAGCAAAAATTACAGTTTTGCATTCTAGAATGATTAAGTCATTTGCCGAACAAATGACATGACTATTTAAGCAGGGCTGTTTAATTATCACCTCAGCAGACAGAGATGCCAGTGGTAATCTCCCAGATCAAAAAGCTCTCAGGTCTGCACAAGGAAATAAGCCAAGAGTAGAAATAAAGACACACTTCATGAACTAAATGGGCATTTCCTGGGTATCTCCTACTTGTCTGTCCACTGCTCCCCTCCAGAAAATTACCTTCATAAGTGAAAGGAGAACCAGGAGTACAAATTGTCTTTACTGTGATATTGAACCTTATCAGACTCTTAGGGGACGTGTATCCAGTTCCACAGGTATTTAGAGTTCACAACTCAACTGTGGAAATTTCAGTTTCTACCCTTTTTGTAATGATACTTTTTACATCCACATAATTCAGCGGGCCATGCAACACTGTGACAGGAAGCCTACCAAGACTGAGATCAGTGAGTTTTTACCCTCCCTTTAATTAATAACTTTGTCCTCCTTAAGAAgccttaaagaaaataaaacactttggTTTCCACTGTAACAAAACCAGGAAATCAGGTGTTGTCTAATTATCTCTATAGCTCTTCTAACCCAATATTAATAGAGAAAGTGCTAATTACCATGACGCCTACTAGTTATCAAATACCTTTCCAGTTAGccacaaaataaatttatggAAAGACGGTCTCAGTTTTACCTTTTGATTAGATTCAGGTACCAAACAGGGGACATCTTTGTGGCGTTCCAGGAACTGCTCGAAGTCTTCATCGCTGATAACAAATTTATCTGCTTCTCTCAGAGCATCTTCCCCACTGTTCTCCCCTTCAATGATTAGGCACTGGAacacctgaaaacaaaacacaccatGGTATGATTTTATGACTTTACGGGCCTCAGAAGACTTCAAAAACCTTCAGTAGTCTTGGTAGAAAtatctttcaattttttctaTCAGTGAAGCCACACTGCTAGAAACTGTGATTAAGTGAATACTATACGAAAGATTTATTACTTAATTAACATTGCATAGTTGTATGTGCAATTACACAATCATGGTTCTTGACCAGATTTCTACATAAATCTTAATTGCTCTAGTCTTAATGAGGGCTTTGATAATCAAGGCCAAGAACAAACTTCTGACTGAACCTTGATTATGATAGTTATATTACAAATGTTGGTAAGTTCTATGTGGCATGCAGACTATCAAGTCAACCTGTatcctttattattttaaccTGACTGGGAACTGCAAGTTTAGCTAGCTTCAGATGACCACAAAAGCAAATAGAATTACAGTATCACAGAACAGTAAGAAATTATCAGACAAGTTGTCTCCTTTCTCTAAGTCTCTACCCATGTTTAAACTGATAATATAATGTATCAATTAATACAGTGCTAGTAGACTATGTCATATCATATAAACACTGTCCACTAATACTCTGTAACAGAACATTAATGTATAAAGTTTTATGCTGCTAATTATATATCATTCTACACTaccttctcttcattttctgtacatGACACATTTTAATAAAGCCcttctgtcttatttttaaaatcattaaaaaaatagatctACATATGGTAAAATAGTAATTTCCTGTAAATATCACAACAGAGAAGATTCTTGACATACTGAGCTCCATTTAAGTGCAGAACAAGAGACAACCCATCTCAACAACATGCAGCACTGACAAGATGTCCCCTATTATCACCccaggctggagctggagctctgACCGAGCTCTGACCATTAGACTTTCAGAGTATTACAGAACCTCACTTCATCATTGGTTTTCTCTGAAGAGTGACCTATAATGCACACTATTTTCTTACCTTCCAGCGCACAGGGTTGAGTGCCTTGATCTGATCATTCATATCTTCCTCAACATTAAATCTGTTGATCACGGagtttattttgaaagcaacagCATAATCTCGGCACCACTGCCTTAGTTTATGCAGATTTTCCACGTGGTTCTTCTTTCCTTGACCACGGCCAATTAAAACGTTGACTTCCTCATTAAAACTATCACATGAAATCGCCAGAATGTCTAAATATTCACCTGAGAACAAGTTTCAAAAATCAATACgcaatatgctttttttttttttcatttggaaattgTTGTAGTCTGCCTAGCCTCATTTCCTCATGGTCTATCGCCAAGCATCATCCAACTACAGTCCTGAGAAATCATTGCATcaaccacaaaaaaacacagcagtgttaTCTTCAGAAGGCACATCACCCTTCTTGCATTATGGAGACAGGCTGAGTTATTCTTTTATTATGCTATTGTACCACAGAGGCAATAGAACTGACTGAATGTGTAATTAACAGTATTTCATTGTAAGTTACTCATGGTTCACAGGTactgtaatcacagaatcattaaggttggaaattaccactaagatcatctggtccaatcaCCAACACATTCCCATCGTGCCCAgtaaccatgtccctcagtgccacatctccacacttcttgagcacctccaggaacagtgaattcatcacttccctgggcagtctgttccaatacTTCACCACTctgtctgagaaaaaaaatctttcctacTATCAAACTTGAAAATGAACTACTAAGAAGACATTTCCTAGCATCCCTTCCAGAAGGCTGCCCTAATCCGTTTCTCAAACCCCACAAGCGCTTGTTTTGCATGATGAGCTTTTCTTACCATACTTCTTGAACCACCGTTCTCTAATCAGGCTGCCATTGCTCACAATGCTGACACTTGGCAGCTTCAGCTCCTCCTTGCAGAACTGGACCAGCTGGCCTACAAATTCACCTCTGTCCTGAAGAAATGGTTCTCCTCctgagaaatttattttctccattcctAGAAAAGGACCAAAGAATGATGTAATGAGCCCATCTGCCTATTGACCACTACTTTCCAACACTCCACCCCAGCTATATGAGGGAACCTGATCATGGCAGTTACAGAAtgacttagaatcatagagtcatgtGAATTGAAAAGGACTttcaaaggccatctagtccaacagccctgcaatgaacagggacacctacagttcGATCAgatccccatccagcctgaccttgaatgtctccaggcaTGGGCATCCACTGTGTCTCTGGCCAACTCATCCCAGTGACACACCATCCTTACAGTAAAAAACTTTCTTCTTATACCCAGTTTTAATCTCCCCCTTCtgttttgaaaccatttccccttatcctatcagaacagaccctgctaaagtgTCTGACTTTGTCAATGCCATTTGGTTCTGCTTGTCGTTTCCATGCATTCCTCACCCTACCTCTCCCAGTGGCTCCCAGACTCACCCGCCTCCTTGAGCATTGCCAGTCCCCGCTTGGCTTCCTCCAGGGGCAGCACGAAGGAGGTCTTGGCCGTATGGAAGCAGAAACCGCACTTGTAGTTGCACTGCCTGGTGAAGTGGTAATTGACGCTGGTGGGCGTCGGGACCGTCTCGTCCTTGTCGTCCCGGAGTGTTGCGGGGGTGTcggggctgcagccccaccgCCGCCTCCAGGAGAGCAGGGGCAGAACGAGGGGCgtcagctgccagcacagcgcGCTCAGCCGCCCGCACAGCGCTGCCAGAACCGCCCGCGCCAGGGCCAGAGGCAGGTGACCCAGCACGCCTAGCAGCATGGCTCGGCTCGGTTCGACCCGGAGAGGTGCACTGAGGTTCAGCTGGATCGGCTCTATTTGGCTCGTCTTGTCCCTGCTGGGTTCGAATCGGCACGGCTCAGCTCAGCTTTATCAGTTTATCTAGCCTAGGTTCGGTTCGGCTTTATGATGCTCGGTCTGTCCGGCTCGGATCTCACACTGCAGCGAGAAGCCCGGCGCACCGCTTTTAAAAGAGCGGCGGCATagcccgccccgcccgccgcggcACGGCAccgcacggcacggcacggGGAAGCGCCGAGTTTCGCTTTCCTTTCTCGATGAGAAGAAATTTGGCTCCGAGCCGGCTCCTCTCGAGCCCGCGGTCTCCGTAGGGCCGAGCGCTTCCAGCACCTGAAGATTCCTACTGGGTGTGGGCTCCGTGGCTTCAGTTCTCACAGTGGTAAAGGGCAAGGCAAGGTGACAGCTGAGCTTGTGTTCTACTGAGcatggtgaggccctggcacagagcagctgtggatgccccatccctggagatgttcaaggccaggttggatggggccatcCATTTTGTGGCAGGCAACTCTGCCCACTGCAGGGGTTaggagctagatgatcttaaggtcccttctgactcaaactattctatgatgCTACAATTcactcacagaatcaaagaatcacagcatggcccgggttggaagggacctcaagaatcatgaatctccaacccccctgccacaggcgGGACTATCAACCTCCACATTCCATACTAGACcatcagggccccatccaacctggctttgaacacctccagggacaaggcatccacaacctctctgggcagcctgttccagcacctcaccactctctctgtaaagaacttccccctgacatccaacctcaatcttccctccttcagcttaaaaccatttccccttttcctgccattatctacccttgtaaagagttgactcctgTCTTGTTTATAGTCTCCCTTTAGTTACTGGAAGGCTGtagtgaggtcaccccacagcctcctcttctctaggctgaataagcccagctccatcagcctgtCTTggtaggagaggtgctccagtcctctgatcatctttgtggctctcctctggaccctctccaacagctccttgtctttcttgtactggggagcccagacctggacacagtactccagatggggcctcacaagggcagagtatagagggacaatcacctccctctccccgcTGGCCAccttcttctgatggagcccaggatactatttgctttccaaactgCTACTCTCCTTTAGCTGACCTGGTCCACTAATGGCTGGACCATAACAGACCAGTCTTCAGCTTTCCCCTTAAGCCAGTGCACAGGTTCCCTATCAGCCTGCTGGGTCCATGTCAGCAGGGTGGGAAGAGAGCCTCCCTGCTGGGTCTGGCCTTCATAACACCACCTTACAAATGGGTTGTTGCTGTATGACAGGAAATATCTCAGCTCCTGAGGGTTTCCAAAATTGTCTTGGAGTTTATCAACAGAGGCCATTTCAATGAGTTGTCCACGTGAGATGTGATCCATGTGCCCTTCCAATTCCTTCAGGTTTGTGTAAGACACAAGATTAAGGATGAAAGCAGGCTTTTCTGGTATCCTCAGTTCTTCCCTCTCTTACATAATCCCCTCTGCTTCATGTTAGAAACTTTCTCACATTGTATCTTCTCTACCCCAATTCATATTACTTTCTCACCTAATTTCTAACTTATATCACATTCAGCCAATGCAACCACAGGGAGtacagttttttcctttccttgagtTGAACATCAGATGTGGGTAAAAATCAGGGACCAGACAAAAGACATCTGTATGTTGGTGTCTATTtcaggggaaatttttcactcagagggcagtgaggccctgacacatctgcccagagagctgtgggtgtctcaTCCCTGGATACACTCAAGGCCGGATTGGGTGGGACTCTCTGGTGGGAGGTAACCAGTccacagcagggggattggaattgaatgatctttgaggtcctttccaacccaagccattctatgattctgtgatcttttacTGAGAATGCTTGTGGTAGGTAGGCACAAGATCTTAAAGACTTCCACTACCGCGTCTCATATGGCGGATATATTCcaaaatatgtaattttcaAAATCAATTGAAATTTTTAACTATTATTGATTTATCTCAACACAAGATTTACATCTGATGCAAAAATACTCTGAGAGTATGCCTGAATAGtatcagtaaaataaaacatgagcATTTTTGAACGGTGTTCCTTTTTGAAAGAGGGGATCTGTatttccataggaaaaaaaatgtacagagaACTTAATACTGAAGTTTACTCAAgactttctgttcttcataatTTTCTCTGAGCTTTCTTAGGAAATGGCAATTACGAAATCTCTCTCTAATTTTTGCCTCAACTGTTTTCAGATGTTGTTCTCTGCATTATGTGCAAAACCTATGCCTGATTGTTACTGCAATGTAAACACAGACCTGGATGTGTCCTCTGAGGATGTACAAGAACTAGCAATCTACAGTAAATGTTGAAAGCAGTGACTGATTTTCTGGCCTATAGCCTTCAAGAAGAGGTTTGGAAAAGCACAGTGGTCTCTATAAGTGGCAGGAGATCTGACTTTCTGTCTCTGTTCCTGATAGGACTCCTGCAGTCTGAGAATGGTATCCCAGAACTCAGTGCATTTCAGTTCATCAGATAtgcatcaaaaatattttcaacatacACGtaagttttcagaaatgtttgaatGCTGCTGTTAATGGCAAACTGGATGGCACACAGTgatgggaaatggttttaagttgagggagggaagattgaggttaGAAGTCAAGGGGAAGtcctttacagagagagtggtgaggtgctggaacaggctgcccagagaggttgtggataccctgtccctggaggtgttcagagccaggttggatggggccctgggcaccctggtctagtattaaatggggaggttggtggccctgcctgtggcaggggggttggagattcatgatccttgaggtcccttccaaccctggccattctgtgattctgtgattcatgacTGGCATAAAAGAATCCAGCAGGATATACGTGGCTATTACTGCTGTGCACCCTTTTTGCTAGAAAAGTAGAACTTTAAAGTAATGTTCCAGGAGAACAGTGCTTTTCACATAGTTAGCACATTTGCTCTTCAACATCATTTTCCTGTTGTACAAAAGACAGAATGATAATAGTACAgttgaagaaagtgaaaaaatgctCAATGTATGttaatttcaaaacagatttataTTCTCTACATTGATTCTAAACACAAAGATCTgccttggagaaaaaaaggcaattccATTCTCCTCTGTTTTTACCCGGCTATTCCTGTATAATTTGT
Encoded here:
- the RSAD2 gene encoding radical S-adenosyl methionine domain-containing protein 2 gives rise to the protein MLLGVLGHLPLALARAVLAALCGRLSALCWQLTPLVLPLLSWRRRWGCSPDTPATLRDDKDETVPTPTSVNYHFTRQCNYKCGFCFHTAKTSFVLPLEEAKRGLAMLKEAGMEKINFSGGEPFLQDRGEFVGQLVQFCKEELKLPSVSIVSNGSLIRERWFKKYGEYLDILAISCDSFNEEVNVLIGRGQGKKNHVENLHKLRQWCRDYAVAFKINSVINRFNVEEDMNDQIKALNPVRWKVFQCLIIEGENSGEDALREADKFVISDEDFEQFLERHKDVPCLVPESNQKMRDSYLILDEYMRFLNCRNGRKEPSKSILDIGVEAAIKFSGFDEKMFLKRGGKYVWSKADMILDW